From a single Nicotiana tabacum cultivar K326 chromosome 8, ASM71507v2, whole genome shotgun sequence genomic region:
- the LOC107783049 gene encoding uncharacterized protein LOC107783049, with the protein MNLGDLNKVWEIKALKRKPKHEEATKILERIAKQVQPIMRKHNWRVKLLSEFCPKRPALLGLNVGAGIHVKLRLRRPNNDEQFYPYNEVLDTMLHELCHNTHGPHNASFYRLWDEIRKECEDLMTKGISGTGEGFDLPGRRLGGLFPQPSISSLRQTAAAAAENRARLKLLLPSGPRRLGGDHSIKSALTPIQAAAMAAERRLQDNIWCGSESCDLSDIDENSNSLPEPLPPQHTSDRPETPNGFDALSSKVTSRKRSRESNSISSSRSLHGTKPLPNHDKEIARKVGQAEGTFHTVPSRGYPGSFVDLSGNASSSTSMHGHDDLHGPEEPMMWECLMCTLLNPPLAPVCKLCQNQKPKDVDDRNSMWSCKLCTLDNSLKLDHCTACGEWRYSHGPPIATPAPNLGT; encoded by the exons ATGAATTTGGGGGATCTAAACAAGGTATGGGAAATCAAAGCTCTGAAGCGAAAACCCAAACATGAAGAGGCCACCAAGATTCTTGAGAGAATTGCTAAACAGGTTCAGCCCATTATGCGTAAGCATAATTGGAGAGTCAAACTTTTATCTGAATTctg CCCGAAAAGACCAGCGCTATTGGGGTTAAATGTAGGAGCGGGTATACATGTAAAGCTGAGGCTTCGAAGGCCCAACAATGATGAGCAATTTTACCCATACAATGAAGTTCTGGATACTATGCTTCATGAACTTTGCCATAACACTCATGGTCCGCACAATGCCAGTTTCTACAGGCTCTGGGATGAAATTAGAAAG GAATGTGAAGATTTAATGACTAAAGGGATAAGTGGCACAGGAGAAGGGTTTGATCTCCCTGGAAGACGATTAGGGGGCCTTTTCCCACAGCCATCTATATCATCTCTCCGCCAAACTGCAGCTGCTGCTGCTGAAAATAGAGCACGTCTTAAGTTGTTGCTACCATCTGGGCCTAGACGTCTGGGTGGTGACCATTCTATCAAGTCTGCACTTACTCCAATTCAAGCTGCAGCAATGGCTGCAGAAAGGAGATTACAGGATAATATTTGGTGTGGCTCTGAATCATGTGACTTATCTGACATTGATGAAAATTCTAATTCATTGCCTGAGCCTTTGCCACCACAGCATACTTCTGATAGACCCGAGACTCCTAATGGGTTTGATGCACTGTCTTCTAAGGTAACATCTCGTAAAAGAAGTCGAGAATCGAATTCTATATCATCCTCAAGGTCCTTGCATGGCACTAAGCCCCTGCCTAACCACGACAAAGAAATTGCTCGCAAAGTTGGTCAGGCAGAAGGGACTTTTCATACCGTGCCATCAAGGGGTTATCCAGGGTCCTTTGTTGATTTAAGTGGAAATGCTTCAAGTTCTACATCCATGCATGGCCATGATGACTTACACGGTCCCGAGGAACCAATGATGTGGGAGTGTTTAATGTGCACTTTGTTGAACCCA CCATTGGCTCCTGTATGTAAGCTTTGTCAAAACCAAAAGCCCAAAGATGTGGATGACAGAAATAGTATGTGGTCATGCAAGCTCTGTACGCTGGATAACAGTCTGAAGTTGGATCACTGCACAGCCTGTGGAGAGTGGAGATATTCTCATGGCCCTCCTATTGCAACACCAGCACCCAATCTTGGCACCTGA